The Verrucomicrobiia bacterium genomic interval CCGGAGTCGCGACGCTGACCGCATCGAAACGGTTGCCCATCTTGTCGAACATCTCGCGAAAATCCTTGAAGCGGGGAACGTCGGGGAACTGCTTCAGAATGGCGGCGGTATGCGGGGCTCCCATGTCGACATCGCAGAGCGCGACGATGTTTGCGTGTCCAGTGGCGAATAGCGCCTTGATCACTTCCGCGCCGCGGTTGCCGATGCCACAGCAGGCAAGGTTCACGCGCTCGTTCGCGGAGACTGCGTCTGCGGCCCACGTGAGGCGCGGCGCAATGAGCGAGAACGCACCCGCGCTGAGACATCCCTTGAGAAAGGAGCGGCGCGGAATATCCCGGCCGGCGATTCGTTTGTTCTTCTTCATAGATTGGTGAGAGTTGAGTTACTTCACTGGCTG includes:
- a CDS encoding Gfo/Idh/MocA family oxidoreductase, coding for MKKNKRIAGRDIPRRSFLKGCLSAGAFSLIAPRLTWAADAVSANERVNLACCGIGNRGAEVIKALFATGHANIVALCDVDMGAPHTAAILKQFPDVPRFKDFREMFDKMGNRFDAVSVATPDFSHFPIAMLAMSQGKHVYCEKPMAHSFRQTELMMQAEKKYKVAAQMGNQGHSEANYFQFKAWVDAGIIKNVTR